One stretch of Nitrospinota bacterium DNA includes these proteins:
- a CDS encoding sigma-70 family RNA polymerase sigma factor gives MVWMESAKELDEKSIAKFRSGEQRAFDDLVKRYDGMIYGFLSRMCGNTEKAKDMVQETFLTAYRYLEGFRGDASFKTWLYRIASTSCLRSKRRKKNEPSYHLSLDDLLPGEAEKKDGIAQSWYNAPAEELLNNELKEQIKKSLLNLPEKYRLVFVLREMEEFSAEETASTLDISVAAVKSRLHRARLFLRKELAEYYLKGEVSK, from the coding sequence ATGGTATGGATGGAATCAGCGAAGGAACTTGACGAAAAGAGCATAGCGAAGTTCAGATCCGGGGAACAACGCGCGTTCGACGACCTTGTGAAGCGGTATGACGGCATGATCTACGGTTTTCTCTCCAGAATGTGCGGGAATACTGAAAAGGCAAAAGACATGGTGCAGGAGACATTCCTGACAGCATACCGCTATCTGGAAGGTTTTCGGGGTGACGCATCCTTCAAGACGTGGCTTTACAGAATAGCGTCCACATCATGCCTGAGAAGCAAGCGGAGGAAAAAAAATGAGCCGAGCTACCATCTGTCGCTTGATGATCTCCTGCCGGGTGAGGCGGAGAAGAAAGACGGGATAGCGCAAAGCTGGTATAACGCTCCTGCTGAAGAGCTTTTAAATAACGAATTGAAGGAGCAGATCAAGAAAAGCCTGCTGAACCTCCCCGAGAAGTACAGACTGGTTTTCGTATTAAGGGAGATGGAGGAGTTCAGCGCCGAAGAGACCGCAAGCACTCTTGATATTTCCGTCGCGGCGGTAAAATCGAGGCTCCATCGCGCACGCCTTTTCCTGCGAAAGGAACTCGCCGAGTATTACCTGAAAGGCGAGGTCAGCAAGTAG
- a CDS encoding FtsX-like permease family protein, whose protein sequence is MNEAKLSIMAWRNLWRHKRRTLITLSAIAFGTFLAIIFTGIGDATYGGMIDLAARLGSGHVTIQHPKYLDKPTLNRTVTGVKEKSMIAMEDREVSKVVTRITGNVMLATAGESYGAGFIAIDPETEDANTFALMDDFSEGEMFATSRDKGIILGAVLAKNLGAKMGKKVVYTMTDKNGDITSGLARVSGIIKTGAPGVDLGLCILPIDTARKILGYSSDESTNVSIFINDQRDSDKVRNRLKHRFEPENAVHIWSETQPELAGFITMKVSGSKFFEMIIMILVAAGIFNTLFISVMERLREFGILMAIGMSPGGLFRLVMWESFWLGISGLIFSAIVTAWPYWYLNTTGLDMTAMVGEGNTEIAGVAFDPIMYVSIFPENLLLIVSAVMIATLLSGFYPALRAGRVNPVETIRLV, encoded by the coding sequence ATGAATGAAGCGAAACTCTCGATAATGGCATGGAGAAACCTCTGGCGGCACAAAAGGAGGACATTGATTACCCTCTCCGCTATCGCCTTTGGAACTTTTCTCGCCATAATATTTACAGGTATTGGCGACGCCACCTACGGGGGGATGATAGACCTCGCCGCGCGGCTTGGCAGCGGACATGTGACTATCCAGCACCCGAAATATCTAGATAAGCCGACGCTCAACAGAACAGTGACCGGCGTAAAGGAAAAGAGCATGATTGCCATGGAAGACAGGGAGGTTTCAAAGGTGGTCACCAGGATCACCGGGAACGTCATGCTCGCGACTGCCGGCGAGAGTTACGGTGCCGGATTCATTGCCATCGACCCGGAAACGGAGGACGCAAATACCTTTGCCCTAATGGATGATTTCTCCGAGGGGGAAATGTTCGCAACCTCCCGTGACAAAGGGATCATTCTCGGCGCGGTACTTGCCAAAAACCTCGGCGCGAAGATGGGGAAGAAAGTTGTCTACACCATGACAGACAAGAACGGCGACATAACCAGCGGCCTTGCAAGGGTGTCGGGGATAATCAAAACCGGCGCTCCCGGCGTAGACCTCGGCCTCTGCATACTACCGATTGATACGGCGAGAAAGATACTAGGCTACTCTAGCGATGAGAGTACCAACGTCTCGATATTCATTAACGACCAGCGTGACAGCGACAAGGTGCGAAACCGCCTCAAGCACCGCTTTGAGCCGGAAAACGCGGTACACATCTGGAGCGAGACACAGCCGGAGCTAGCCGGCTTCATAACAATGAAAGTCTCAGGCTCAAAATTCTTTGAAATGATAATCATGATCCTCGTCGCCGCAGGGATATTCAATACCCTGTTCATTAGCGTGATGGAGCGCCTCCGCGAATTCGGGATACTGATGGCTATCGGGATGAGTCCCGGCGGACTTTTCAGGCTCGTCATGTGGGAAAGTTTCTGGCTAGGAATTTCCGGTCTTATCTTTTCGGCTATTGTTACCGCATGGCCTTACTGGTACTTGAATACAACCGGCTTGGACATGACCGCAATGGTAGGCGAAGGGAATACCGAGATCGCCGGTGTTGCATTTGACCCGATCATGTACGTAAGTATCTTCCCCGAAAACCTCCTATTGATTGTTTCGGCGGTAATGATTGCTACGCTTCTCTCCGGCTTTTACCCTGCCCTCCGCGCCGGACGCGTAAACCCGGTCGAAACCATCCGCCTCGTCTGA
- a CDS encoding ABC transporter permease → MAWRNVWRNKRRTIVTIAAMTLALIVTICYQGIVQGYLDNMERNLLDYAVGDVQIFAPDYRDNPSIYKRIIDSDSLRKKLEDAGFKATERLLAAGLGAAGDTSSGVMFIGIDIERDAKVSLIYTQLISGKWLDDDDRNGVVLGRRLARTLDITTGDKLVVLGQASDGSMANEIFSVRGVLKGVSDSADRSGIFMTSGTFRNLMAISDGAHQMIVRRPPELDLSSAAIKVRSLAPDADVKTWREIMPTISSMLDSTQGMIAVMSFIIYIAIGILILNAMLMAVFERVRELGIMKALGFGPTGVVALIFLETAYQTGLAIVSALIGGAPLFWYLSKYGISMGGDTGIAMMGLAWDPVWYAVISVESTYTPVSMLIFVVGMAVCYPALKAAYINPIKAIQYH, encoded by the coding sequence ATGGCCTGGAGAAACGTCTGGCGAAACAAGCGGCGTACAATTGTCACCATCGCCGCCATGACCCTCGCCCTTATCGTCACAATATGCTATCAGGGGATTGTTCAAGGCTATCTCGACAACATGGAGCGCAATCTCCTCGACTACGCGGTCGGCGACGTCCAGATTTTTGCCCCGGATTACCGCGACAATCCCTCCATCTACAAACGGATAATTGATTCGGACAGCCTTCGGAAAAAGCTGGAAGACGCAGGCTTCAAGGCAACTGAACGGCTCCTTGCCGCCGGTCTTGGCGCCGCTGGAGATACCTCTTCCGGCGTTATGTTTATCGGAATAGATATTGAGCGCGACGCGAAGGTGAGCCTCATCTACACCCAGCTGATATCGGGGAAATGGCTCGACGATGATGACAGGAACGGCGTCGTTCTGGGGAGAAGGCTGGCGCGCACACTTGATATCACCACTGGTGACAAACTGGTGGTCCTCGGCCAGGCCTCGGACGGCAGTATGGCAAACGAAATTTTCAGCGTACGGGGGGTGCTGAAAGGGGTATCCGATTCCGCCGATCGTTCCGGCATTTTCATGACAAGCGGCACGTTCCGAAACCTTATGGCAATATCAGATGGGGCTCATCAGATGATAGTCCGGCGTCCGCCGGAACTGGACCTTTCCTCCGCCGCAATAAAGGTTCGGTCGCTTGCACCGGATGCTGATGTAAAAACCTGGCGGGAGATCATGCCTACTATCTCCTCGATGCTCGATTCAACCCAGGGGATGATCGCGGTGATGTCATTCATCATCTACATCGCTATCGGGATCCTGATACTGAACGCGATGCTGATGGCGGTCTTTGAGCGCGTTCGCGAGCTGGGGATAATGAAAGCGCTAGGCTTTGGACCGACAGGAGTAGTCGCGCTTATCTTTCTCGAAACGGCATACCAAACAGGATTGGCAATCGTCTCCGCGCTGATAGGCGGCGCTCCCCTCTTCTGGTACCTCTCCAAATATGGAATTAGCATGGGGGGAGATACCGGTATCGCAATGATGGGATTGGCGTGGGATCCGGTCTGGTACGCGGTCATCTCCGTGGAATCAACATATACCCCGGTCTCCATGCTCATCTTTGTCGTTGGGATGGCCGTCTGCTACCCTGCCCTGAAGGCGGCGTACATAAATCCCATAAAGGCGATCCAATACCATTAG